TATTCGGCTACAGCCACGGTTTTGGCCTCACGCCCGGCTAGGCAGTCGGGGCCGAGGCGTTCGCCCGTGGCCGCATCGACCAGCATTCGTCGGTGAACCGGGCAGGGGCCAAGGCGGGTGCGGCCTGGGATGATGGTCGCCGTGACGCGCCTGGGGCAGTCCGGGCCTGGCAGCTGCCGGCTGTCGGCGCAGACCTCGATTTCGGTGATGTTGAGGCCCGCTTTGACGGCTGGTTTGGACCCGCGCGGTTCCAAGGCCCGAAACAGTTCAAAGAGAATCGGCCCGGCCTGGACCGCGCCGGAAATGCCGGCAATGGGCGTGCCGTCCATGTTGCCGACCCACACGCCGATGACGTGTTCGGCGCTTACGCCGATAGCCCAGGCGTCGCGGTGGCCAAAGGATGTGCCGGTCTTCCAGGCCACCGACGGCACTGCCAGGGCGCGTTCCCAGGAGGTGGGCAGATCCGGGCGTTCCAGGCGGGTGAGGATGCCCGTCACGAAGGCGCAGGCTTCAGGCGAAAAGAGCCGGTCGCCGCGCACGGCCGGCCGTTTGGCCAGGATGGCCGGCGGCAGGGCGCGGCCGTCGTCGGCCAGGGCGGCGTAGCAATTGGTCAGGGCCAGGAGCGTGGTTTCACCGCCGCCAAGGATCAGCGACAGGCCGTAATGGGCCGCCGGCTTATCCAGCGTGGCAAGCCCCCCCCGGCGCAGCAGCTCCAAAAATGGGGTCGGCCCGACCTCGTTTAACAGCCGCACGGCCGGAATGTTGCGCGAGGTGATAAGGGCCTGCTCGGCACTGACCCGGCCAAGGAAAAGTCCGTCGTAGTTTTTCGGGGTATACCCGGCAAAGCTGGTGGGAATGTCGAGCAGCTGGCTCTGGGGAAAAATCAACCCCTGGTCCATAGCCAGGGCGTAGAGAAAGGGCTTGAGCGTCGAGCCGGGAGAACGGCGGATGGTTGCGCCGTTGATCTGGCCAAAGCGGGCGTCGCCGAACCAGTCCGTGCCGCCGACCATGGCCCGGACCTCGCGGCTGCCCGGATCGAGGACCACGGCGGCCACGCTGCCGATGCCCTGGCCGGCCAGCCAGCGCGACCTGGACCGCAGAATGTCCGTGGCGGTCTTTTGCGCGCCCGGGTCCAGGGTCGTGTCGATGCGCGCGGCGTCGCCGCCAAGCTCCCGGGCCATCTGGCTGAAGTGCGGCGCGTCAAAAGGCAGGCGCACAAGGGCGTGGGGCACCGGCGCCTGGGCTGCCTCCCGGGCGGCTGCGTCGGTCACGATCCCCAGGCGAGCCATGGCGGCCAAGAGCCGGTTGCGGGCCGCCTTGGCCGCCTCGGGATGGCGCACGGGGTCCAGGCGCAGGGGCGAGCGGGGCAGAACAGTCAACAGCGCGGCCTCGGCCAGGGACAGCCGGTCGGGCGTTTTGCCGAAATAGAGCGTGCTGGCCGCGCCGACGCCCACAATGTTGCCGCCGTAGGGAGCCATGTTGAGGTAGCGCTCCAGGATGGCGTCCTTGGAGAGCCGGCGTTCCAGGGCCAAGGCGGCCAGACTCTCGTCCAACTTGGCGGCCAGGGTGCGTTCCCGGGGCCGGGCCAGCCGGGCCAGCTGCATGGTGATCGTCGAGCCGCCGGAGACCACCCGCCCGGCCGCGAGGTTGGCTGCCGCAGCCCGGAAGAGGGCCAGGGGGTTGATCCCGGGGTGGCTGTAGAAATGGCGGTCCTCGGCGGCAATGACCAGCTGCGGCAGGATGGGGGACACCGTCGGCAGGCGCACCGGAAAGCGCCAGGCCTCATCCGGGGCCAGAAACAGGCGAAGGGGCTGGCCATTTCGGGCCGCAACCACCGTGGAGGGAGGGGGCGTCAGCGCGGACAGGGGAAAGGGCAGGGGGGCGTACCGGGCGGCCACAAGCCCGGCCGCTGCGAGACCTGCCGCACAGGCCAGGGCCGCCAGCCAGCGGCGAAGCGACAGACCGACCACTGAACCGAATACCATGACTAGGCGTTGGCTTTGGCGACCAACTCCCGGCAATGCTGCAGCAAGTCGAGGATGTCGAGCTGCATGTGCACCCGGCAGGTGAATTCCTCGACCTCCACAGGCTTGACCAGGAAATCGTTGGCCCCGACCTTGAGAAACCGCACGGTCTGGTGGCCGCCTTCGGCCGAGACGCCGATGATGGCCAATTTATCCTTGGGTTTGCCGGCCCGAATCTCCTCGATCAGCCCGAACCCGTCGAGATTTGGCATGTTGTAATCGGTGATGACCAGCCGGATGTCGTCGTTTGCGGCCAGGACATCCAGGGCCTGGCGGCCGTCTTCGGCTTCCAGCACCTGGATGTTGAGATTTGTAAGCAGCCCCGAGAGCCGGGCCCGGAAGAGTTTGGAGTCGTCAGCCACCAGGGCGCGCACGAACTGGTTTTTGTACAACCGTTCGATCAACCGTTCCATGGCCTCCATTTCGGCCATGGTCTTGATGAAATAATCCACGACATTGTCTTCGAGAAGCAGTTTTCGCACCTCCTCGGAGAAACTGGCCGTCATGACCACCGAGGGAATGCCGAGCGACTTGGCCAGGGGGACGATGCGCCCGTCCGGGTCGTCGGGGAGATTTCGATCCAGGATGGCCACGAAAATCGACTCGCGCCGGGCCGTCATGGCCTGCTCGGCTTCGGCCAGGGAGTGAGCCACGATGGTGGGGAAGGGCGTACAGCCGGCGATATGCTGGGAGATGATCTTGGCCTGGACGCGGCTGTCCTCCACAACGAGGACGTGGCGGTGATCGGTCATGCTGCCATCCTTATCTCTTTGAGGTGATGCCTGCTCAATAGGGGATGGCGACGATCCTGGCAAGAAGGCCGGACGGGTCGCCCCATCCGGCCGGGTGGCTACCAGTGGCGGGTCATATACGGGGTCATTTCCCGTTCAAACGTGGCCGGGTCGGTGGTGGAGACCGTCGGCGCGACAAAGGCCGTGGGACTCACCCCGGCCATGGCCCCGACGGTGGCGTCCATGGGCAGGGTTCGGCTTGCGGCGGCGATGATGTTGTTGTTGCGGGCGTCGATGACCTCAAGGGAAAAGCGTACCCCGGCCGGGGTCACGGCGTAGGTGCCGGCCAGGACCAGGGTGGCCGTGGCCCGCTTGGTGGCCAGGGCCTTGGTGTCCCGGGTGAGCACGAACTCGCCCTGGCTGCGATTGAAGATGATGTCGCTGGCCTTGCGGATTTCCTGGACATTGTAGCCCATGCCGACAAAGGCGGCATAGAGTTCCTGGCCCATGAGCCGCGAAAGCGGCGAGGCCCGTTCCAGATTGTTGAGATCGGCCGGGGTGGTGATGACCAGCCAGTAAAGGCCCCGACTGTTGTCCGGGCTGCCCATGCCCAGGCGCGGCCCAAGCTGGCGGTCGAGATCGGCGGCCATGGCCATGGCCACGTCGGGATACTGTATCGGCGGCGGGGTTTTGCCCGAACCGCACAAGGCTCCCATGAGCAGCGGCGAGAAAACTGCCGCCAGGAGAAGGGGCATAAGGCCCATTAAGCGACTGGTCTTCATGATGGTCTCCTTATTTGGCGGCCGGGGCCGGAGTCGGCGCCGGTTTCGGGGCCGGTTCGGGCGGGAAGGTCGCCGGCGCGGGCTTGGGTTCCGGCGTCTTGCCCGGAGTCTGGCCCTGTGTCTGGGCCGGGGCCTTGGCCGGTTCCGGGTCCAGGGGATAGATGGATTCGGTCGGCGCCTCGTAGCGCTGCTCAAGCCTGGGAGCGGCCGGATTGCGGCTCGTGGGAGCCGGGGCCTGGGCCTTGGGCGGCGCAGGCTGCCGTCTGTGCGGCTTGGCCCGGCGCGATTTGCGTTTGGCCGGCCGGGGAACAAAGGGCTTGGCCGGCGTGGACGGGGTCGGCGGCTCGCTCACGTCACGGATGGTCAGTGTGGTCGGAATGGGAGCGGAAGTGCCGGCCATGGCCTCGCCGGGCAGCCCGGGATCGGCTGCCGCAGTCAGAAAACAGACGGCCAGGACGGCCGGAAACAGGCGGATAGCGGACATGGCGATTTCCTCCCCGGGACTCTCCCCGTGCCAGGATCATCGGTCGATCCGGCGAAATCTTTACGGTCCTTTCCTCTCCATTTGCGTCCGGGGGTTGCCTAACAGCCCAAGAAGTGTTTTATGGAAATACAAGGTGTTGCTTGTCCCCGCCGGCTTGGGTCTCCCCGACCCGGCCGTCAGCGGTCAGATCCATCGGGGACCTATAAAGGAGTATAAGACATGGCTGAGCAACTGGAAATCTACAAGTGCGAACTGTGCGGCAATATCGTTGAAGTCCTCCATGCCGGCGGCGGCGAACTGGTGTGCTGCGGCGCGCCCATGAAGCTTATGACCGAGAACACCGTGGACGCGGCCAAGGAAAAGCATGTCCCGGTGATCGAGAAAATCGACGGCGGCTATCTGGTCAAGGTCGGGGCCGTGGCCCACCCCATGGAAGAAAAGCATTATATCGAGTGGATTGAGCTTGTCGCCGACGGCAAGGCGTATCGCCAGTTCCTCAAACCCGGGCAGGCTCCCGAGGCCAGGTTCTGCATCGAGGCGGCCACGGTCAGTGCGCGTGAGTACTGCAATCTTCACGGTCTGTGGAAGAAGGATTAACGTATGCTGTCCAAGACCATGGAAAAGGCCATCAACGATCAGGTCCATTGGGAACTCTATTCCGCGTACCTGTACGTATCCATGGCCACCTATTTTGAGGACAAGGGGCTGATGGGCTTTGCCAACTGGATGCATGTACAGGACCAGGAAGAGAAGTTTCACGCCCAGAAGTTCTATAACTACATCGTGGAACGCGGCGGCCGGGTCATCCTGCAGGCCATAGAAGCTCCACCCCATGACTGGGCCTCGCCTCTGGCCGTCTTTGAGGACGCCCTGGCACACGAAGAAGGGGTGACGGCGCGCATCTATAAGCTCATGGATCTGGCCTTGGAGGAACGCGACCACGGCACGGCTTCCTTCCTCAAGTGGTTTATCGACGAGCAGGTGGAAGAAGAAGCCAACGTGGCCGATGTGATTTCCAAGCTCAAGCTCGTGGACCAGACCTCGGGCGGCGCCTTCATGCTCGACAAAGACTTGGCCACCCGGGTCTTCACGCCGCCGGTCAACGCCTAGCCCCTGCGCCATGCCCGGCGCACCAACGCTTCAGGCCGCCCGCGCCCGTCGTGGGCGGCCCTCCTTTCGTCCAAGGGAGTTTTTCATGGCTGCGTCATCCGTCAACATTGTCATTGGGGGCGAGGCCGGCCAGGGGCTGGTCACGGTGGGCGAGTTTCTGGCCCGGGCGTTGGCACGGGCCGGTTACGCCCTCGTCGTCACCCAGGACTACCAGTCGCGTATCCGGGGCGGGCATAACACCTTCGCCATCCGCGTGGATGCCAAGGGCGTGTTAGCCCCGACCGATTCCATTGATCTGCTGGTGGCCCTGTCCGCCGACACCCTGGCTATCCACAAAGACCGCCTGACGCCCCGGGCTCTGGTCCTGGCCGATGCCGCCGCCGGCCTGGACGGCTTGCCCGGACTGGCCATCCCCTACAAGGATCTTTGTCCCAAGCCGCT
This window of the Desulfovibrio sp. TomC genome carries:
- a CDS encoding FlgO family outer membrane protein: MKTSRLMGLMPLLLAAVFSPLLMGALCGSGKTPPPIQYPDVAMAMAADLDRQLGPRLGMGSPDNSRGLYWLVITTPADLNNLERASPLSRLMGQELYAAFVGMGYNVQEIRKASDIIFNRSQGEFVLTRDTKALATKRATATLVLAGTYAVTPAGVRFSLEVIDARNNNIIAAASRTLPMDATVGAMAGVSPTAFVAPTVSTTDPATFEREMTPYMTRHW
- the pbpC gene encoding penicillin-binding protein 1C; this translates as MVFGSVVGLSLRRWLAALACAAGLAAAGLVAARYAPLPFPLSALTPPPSTVVAARNGQPLRLFLAPDEAWRFPVRLPTVSPILPQLVIAAEDRHFYSHPGINPLALFRAAAANLAAGRVVSGGSTITMQLARLARPRERTLAAKLDESLAALALERRLSKDAILERYLNMAPYGGNIVGVGAASTLYFGKTPDRLSLAEAALLTVLPRSPLRLDPVRHPEAAKAARNRLLAAMARLGIVTDAAAREAAQAPVPHALVRLPFDAPHFSQMARELGGDAARIDTTLDPGAQKTATDILRSRSRWLAGQGIGSVAAVVLDPGSREVRAMVGGTDWFGDARFGQINGATIRRSPGSTLKPFLYALAMDQGLIFPQSQLLDIPTSFAGYTPKNYDGLFLGRVSAEQALITSRNIPAVRLLNEVGPTPFLELLRRGGLATLDKPAAHYGLSLILGGGETTLLALTNCYAALADDGRALPPAILAKRPAVRGDRLFSPEACAFVTGILTRLERPDLPTSWERALAVPSVAWKTGTSFGHRDAWAIGVSAEHVIGVWVGNMDGTPIAGISGAVQAGPILFELFRALEPRGSKPAVKAGLNITEIEVCADSRQLPGPDCPRRVTATIIPGRTRLGPCPVHRRMLVDAATGERLGPDCLAGREAKTVAVAEYPAELVSWWRSVGIPFETPPPPAPDCAAAAGDGLQIISPSPATVYAVRPDIPDTFQQIALTADTPAAATRLSWYVDGVLAAQGAPGQRLFWHPTPGAHRVAVADDQGRSHAVTVHVETFAAENQP
- a CDS encoding desulfoferrodoxin; this translates as MAEQLEIYKCELCGNIVEVLHAGGGELVCCGAPMKLMTENTVDAAKEKHVPVIEKIDGGYLVKVGAVAHPMEEKHYIEWIELVADGKAYRQFLKPGQAPEARFCIEAATVSAREYCNLHGLWKKD
- a CDS encoding ferritin; translated protein: MLSKTMEKAINDQVHWELYSAYLYVSMATYFEDKGLMGFANWMHVQDQEEKFHAQKFYNYIVERGGRVILQAIEAPPHDWASPLAVFEDALAHEEGVTARIYKLMDLALEERDHGTASFLKWFIDEQVEEEANVADVISKLKLVDQTSGGAFMLDKDLATRVFTPPVNA
- a CDS encoding response regulator, with translation MTDHRHVLVVEDSRVQAKIISQHIAGCTPFPTIVAHSLAEAEQAMTARRESIFVAILDRNLPDDPDGRIVPLAKSLGIPSVVMTASFSEEVRKLLLEDNVVDYFIKTMAEMEAMERLIERLYKNQFVRALVADDSKLFRARLSGLLTNLNIQVLEAEDGRQALDVLAANDDIRLVITDYNMPNLDGFGLIEEIRAGKPKDKLAIIGVSAEGGHQTVRFLKVGANDFLVKPVEVEEFTCRVHMQLDILDLLQHCRELVAKANA